The following is a genomic window from Elgaria multicarinata webbii isolate HBS135686 ecotype San Diego chromosome 9, rElgMul1.1.pri, whole genome shotgun sequence.
tcaacagatgacccaatccgattcaaatttggcatgcttaaagctctccttaatatctattactgtgccaattttgatgtctctagctttaaaacttacgcagatgtaagcatttgtttaatttttctttaaacatatcaaatcctgctcctgcacccccagtggccgctcggaaagcaacaaatgattcgctcgaaaaatagtagcaaaataggtcaattcttttccctttatagctcAATTaaagcaggaggcatgggaggacTTCACAGTCAAAAGCAGATTATatactggaaaacttcagagtcctttgtacgcaattcgcagtgattgcacagtataacgctggtgtgataaagttctaAGTCTTGTTAAAGGTATCCTaaaactgcaatcttatacacacctgAATTGAGTGTGaggacttctgagaagacatgcttAGGATTATATTGATTAACAATTCCAACCAAATACCTTCTAATCTCCCCAGGCCATATACATTTCATTGCCTCAGGTGCTCATCTCGTCcccctcaatttatttatttacttagaatatttatataacactccccattgaaaaatttcggagcagtgtacaagataaaatgaaaataaaaacaggatacaacagttaaaacaaaaatttaaaagaagcaaaaacaaattcaagactgcatattaaggaaaggcttcttggaattaagatgttttcaggaggcaccgaaaggagtacaaggttggagcctgcctgaccttggagaggcagggaattccacaggaggggggccaccacgctgaaggctcttcccctggtggattccaatcagaggatggatctaggtggaaccaccaggagcaggccctcggatgacctcagtgaccgggcaggttggtaagggagaaggcgctccctcaggtatcctggtcccaagttgattagggctttgtacacaagtacaagaaccttaaacctggcccggtagcgaataggcagccagtgcagttccctcagcagaggagttacatgccggaaaggggcagctctagacaacagccgagctgcagcattctgcactagctccagcttccggagcagcttcaagggcagccccacatagagcgcattgcagtaatccaatcttgaggttaacaatgcctgtaccaccgtggccaagctatccctgtccaggagatgccgtagttggcgaaccaactgaagatggtaaaaggcattccaagctgtggcggctacttgagcctccaacgacagaaatgggtctaagagtacccccaaactacgaacctgttctttcagaggcagtgcaaccccatccagaacaggcaatgagcctgtctcccggactcaggaaccactcacagggcttccatcttgccaggattcagtctcagtttgttTATCTCAGTTCACTCCTTGGTGACTACTTTTCTTGTCCGCCCATACTTCTTTCAGGGCCAAGTCTTATTTTGGAGAAACGGAGTGCCTGAGGTTGTAGAGCCCTACTattgataattttaaaaattaaaaaaaagtaaaaaaaaagtgcaactaCAAATACCTTAGGATTGTAGAAACGTTATGGCACTGACGAAAGGTCATCGCTACCTCCCTTTGGAGTGCCTCTCTGATGCAAAGCCTTATCACAATGGCCACCTAGCTTGTACATCTGGTTGCCCGACCATGAAGGCGATCCTCAGAAATAATAAAGGTGCCATGCCGTTACCCTCCCCTATACTCCCAAGTGGGGATTTAATAGAAGTTCATAAAACTAGGCGTGGCCTGGAGGATGTAGGTAGACCTATGTCCCCTCCTTCCTTTTTCATAATACTGGAACTCTTGTCATTCAGTGAAGCCGAAGGATTCAAGACGGACGCAAAGGGCTTTGCACAGCCCATAATTAATATGTGGAATTTTCTACGGGGTTGGATCCAGCTGTAGGCATTTGCCTTGTAGAAGACTTCCCCCTCTCTTCCTCAGAAGCAGTCCTTCCAAACTGCTCCCGCCCCCAAGTGCTACACAGACGGGGGGAGTCTCCCGCCCTGGGTAGGGGGCAGAGGCTCACGGAAAGGGCTTCCACCTGTTTTTTGGAAATCCCCCCCTGCACCACAatccaccccattcagcagagtgCCTCAACTTTCTGTGTAACATTTTAGGGGTCTGAAAactaggggggtggggagaggaggaggccagGACATCTGCTTCCACCAGGCCCATTGCATGTATCCAGAGCTGGCTCTAACCTGACATGAAAGACATTTGCTTAGGTGGCTTCAAAAAAGGACAGCTCAATTGGTGACTGTTGGGCAAGACGACTTCTGTGTCCAAAGGCAACCTGCTATTTCATACCACTTGCTGAAATACATCAGTGGGCGGGTGTATTTGCTCTAAGCTTTGCTTATGGGCTATCCAGAAGCATCTAGCAGGCCACTGGAATCAGGATGTTACCCCTTGTCTCCCTACGGCAGGgatcttcaattttttttttaaaaaaaaagttactttCATTCCAAAGgcaaagttttattattattacagatgGACCCCCCACGCTTTAATTAATCACTCCTGGGCAGGCCTTTCAAATGGTACTGTACATCACTTGCTGTCGTCCTCGTAGTAACGTTGTTTCAGCGCTCGATATTTTCGGAGGAAGTATAAAGCCTCCAGCTCTTTCATAACAAACTCTCCCCGGGCAATGAGTTGTTTGATCTTTTCGGGATCCTTCTCGTCCTTGTTTTTTAAGAAAGCTGCTCTCAGTCGGATTCGAAAGTAGTTTCCCCCTTTGGGATATTCCTTCCCGAGATACAGCagcttcaaaacacacacacacaaaatatgagTGTCACACATGCCACAGAAGGCAACGCAGAGTTTTGGTTATATTTGGTTACTTCTTAGAACTTACGTTTTTGTAAAGATTCAACACTTCATATCTTAAAGGATTGGCCATGTTGACAGTTCGTGTACATATCTGCCTTGTTCATATGTACTGATATTTACCTGAAGAACAATCATTTTTACGTTAGCTGCATAATGAGCTCTGACTTCAAACAGCTACATACTCCTCATTCACGGATGAGAATCGCTCACCAGGTCTGATtagatttaaattaatttcctttAAATTTGTCACTCTTCCTTCAGCATCAGGCAGTTCCTCAGCATTATTGATAGACCATACACTGGAGCCCTCCACTGAGTAAAGCAGTGTATTCCAGTGTTGTggaatggatttcttttccccaTGACAATTTTCCATGGGGAAAATGTCAATTTctaaaaatgcattgtttcataCCATTAATTAGTAACAGAATGAACGAATACAATAGCGGTTGGACTTGGCAATTTCGAAATTGTTATTCTCTTCTTTCCTTAAGGATCCACCCTCCCCTGCATAAACACTATGTGGCacggtgttgctgttttattcttttactatgtacagcacctgtacattgatggttctatataaataaataataattttcgcAGACACTATTGCAAACAGAagtaaattaaaaccaaaaatacTCATAATCCAAGCCAAACATCAGTTTGTGACCTCACCTGTACACACTTCGTTGAGTGTAAGTCCCACTGACGGTAAATGGATTTACTtcccagtagacatgcatagattgCTCACAAAGCATGCTttattgagggtttttttttttttgccggggcgggcgggggggggggcgctttggAAAGGATGCAAAACTAACAGCATACTTTTAATAAGTTTTGTTTATGAACTATAAGACAAATAAACCTACTAAACCAGATCTTAGATCACtgcaaaatgaacaaataaataaaattccaccaAGCGCACATCACCGTGAGAGTCTCTTTATAGCAGGGAGTGGGAAAGAGGGCCATCTATGCTACCCAAAGAGTATCAGCTTGTTCACTGCTGTCGATTCCTGATTCCAATTCTGTCCTCTCTTTCTTAATTATGATTGGCATTTGTATTGCTTTAGATAATCCTTTCccaacttgtgccctccagatgttttggatcaggCACCAGCTGCCtagtttaatatttatttatttatttatttattacatttatatactgccccatagccgaagctctctgggcggtttacaaaagttaaaacagtaaacatttaaaaagtatacaaaattttaaaatcatcagaaacataaaaacaacaatataaaaacaacagtatctttcCAGCATCAAGCAAAGCCCTTTTCCCTCCCTGTCCCACATCTTTTAAACTATGTTATCATTTtatcctttaaaacacacacaacacacacagagtgttTATACGGTTTTGACTCtgactttttaattattattattattactccgtCTTCAGTTCTAAACGGATTTATCATTATAAGTTTTATTTCCTCTTCTGTTCTAAAGTGATTTCACACTGTTTTTGCATTGGTTACACTTTGTTGTTGCATCTGAAtatgttttagggtgcaatcttaagcatgttttgactggcaaaagtcctacaactctcagcatccaccagccagcatggactaaatatgcataggattgcatccttaatcccTGTAAACCATGCAGAGAATTTTGGTGACAGGACAACCTATAAACTTGTATGTATGTTTCGAATGGCAaaagacctcccccccccccccgtctaaacatgcataggattgatccCTTAAGCCACGCAGAGAAGTTTGGTAACAGGACGGCCTATTAAACTGTACGcatgtataaataaatgaataagccaGCAAagttccctcctctctcccccatcttaaaggtacaggaaccctttCGCAGTCTTTCCCCACCCTGCTGTCTTCCAAACccgctggactacaattcccattacccACAGccaggatgggagttgtagtccagcacacctgaagggcaccGGGCTGTGGCAGGCTGCTGAAGAGGTAGAAACTTTCAGACCACccactctccttctctccccataagTTCAGGCAAGGACGACAGAAAGTGCCCCaaaggacacccacccacccacccccaggatcTGGGAGACCCACTGGAAACCCCCAGCCCCTGTCTCTGCCCCAGCCAATCAGGGGTGAACCAGCCCACCCATGCAGAAGCTTGGGGCAAAAGTTCAGTACCTCCACGGTTCATGACCTGCCAACAGCTTCCCAACTTGCTGTTTGGAGAGGCAGGGGGAGTGAAAGCCTACTGCGGCTGCGCAAgatcaaaggggtgggggagtggatgcCTAGGTCCTTAGTGCGGCTGCGCAAGATTGCGGTCAGGAAGTGGGGCGCGTAGAGATAGGAAAAGTGTAGAATGGCATACCTCCGCTGActtttgaattttatttcttctttggaTCTATCGGATTTCTCTaacagcacatttatttatttatttatttatttatctatttattatttattactccgtcctcatttttaaattgttgtattttgttgttgcattttagtttgctttattttattatttatttattacatgtttattccgcctttttttcctccaaggaactcaaggcagggttcattgtcctcctctccatttatttatttatttatttattacatttctataccgcccaatagccgaagctctctgggcggttcacaaaagttaaaaccataataaaacaaccaacaggttaaaagcacaattacaaaatacagtataaaaagcacaaccaggataaaaccacgcaacaaaattgatataagattaaaatacagagttagaacagtaaaatttaaatgtaagttaaaattaagtgttaaaatactgagagaataaaattttatcctcacaacaacaaccctgtgaggtagaggttggactgagagtgagtgactggcccaaagtcacccagcgagcttctaGAGCCTAGTGGGGGgaaaccagaacccagatctcccgacaaccagtccaacactctagccaagacaccacactggctctccagtttAAGGGCACGATTCTATCCATGTTTCGACTGGCAAAAGTCCTCGCCACTCTAATCTGATACATGCACGGAATAAATCACCCTGGCTGaattcggacgacacgctaatcaacggttgtttcccattctgttcacattacctcctcccccccgcccccacagttgattagcgtgtcgtctgaactcagccactgtgttCAGTTGGATTTATTTCCTATTAAGagcgcacaggattgcaccttacagtataatcctataagtgtctactcaagagtaagccccattgtatgaaaggggacttactccaagggaagtgtttgcatttgtgttgtaccccgcctcgatccagagggagaggcgggtaacgatgatgatgatgatgatgtgtgtataatgtataggattgcgaGCTTTGCAGTGCAATACTGTATCTACTCCGAAGTTCAATGGCGTTTATACCCCCAGGTAAGTAAGGTACAGCATTGCAAACTTACAATACAATccacttcttgttgtttattcgttcagttgcttccgactcttcgtgacttcatggaccagcccatgccagagctttctgtcagctgtcgccacccctagctcccccaaggtcaagtccgtcacctccagaatatcatccatccatctagcccttggtcggcccctcttccttttaccttccacttttcctagcatcagcctcttctccagggtatcctgtcttctcattatgtggccaaagtacttcagttttgcctttactaccattccctcaagtgagcagtctggctttatttcctggagtatggactggtttgatcttcttgcagtccaaggcactctcagaattttcctccaacaccacagttcaaaagcatctctcttccttcactcagctttccttatggtccagctctcgcagccataggttactacagggaataccattgctttaactatgcggacctttgttgtcagtctGGTGTCTCTGctgttaactattttatcaagatttgtcattgctctcttctcaagaagtcaacgtcttctaaAGTTCCGTTGAGTTCAACAGTCCCAGTAAGTGGATGGAGTAGGCTGAcgatacaaaaaggaggacagggctcctgtatctttaacagttgcatagaaaggggaatttcagcaggtgtcgtttgtatatatggagaacctggggaaattcgctcttcatcacaatagttaaagctgcaggagctatactaagtgaccagatttaaaagagggcagggcacctgcaactttaactatggcgatgaagagggaatttcaccaggttccccatatatacaaataagacctgctgaaattcccttttcaatacaactgttaaagatacaggatccctgtcctcctttccatatggtcaccctagccggtGGAGCACTGCAGCGTCGGAATGCATGCATTGAAATTTATATAATCAcatgttttcttgttttgttgaaatttcactataatttaaaaaaagtctaCATAGCAAGACGTTGGAGCAGACTGGTTCTGTGCACCTCTGCTCCTTGTAGAAGGAACATCGGACTACAGCGCAGGGTTGTCGTTCTGAGAACTCCCCTCCCTTTTACAACGAACGAAGTCCTGCAGGTCTCCACGGCCTGCGTTTCTACGCCGCTGAAAGAGAGGTAGCCAAGGCTTCAAAGATAACTCGGAAATCTCGGCTGTAGACAAAAGAATATTTTCTctttatagaaccatagaattgaACAAGAGAGAAGGACCCATTTCTCTACAGCCGGCTATAGGAAGAACCAGAAGCCAAGGATTGGAGCAAGGAGATGAAATCATAGAGATAGGGGAGCAATCCCGTGCTACAGCCCTCTGTCACTTCCGGAGTCCATCTGAAGGGCTCCACATGCGGGGCATAATGCCAAATGAGAGGGAGGTCGTTTTCAAACTCCGTCCCCTTCCAACCCCCAAAAtaagtccagcaccttggatacctcctttagagttttggctggttctgactgaagcccagaatgggtTCGCgaccccaccaaaatcggagccaccaacctccactgatctAAAGTCCTCTTTATTGCGTTCCCCCGCATGTTTCATTTCGGAACCGGAAATgtaagtgcacatttccccccgtTCCTCTTAGATAAAGTCTCCTTTAGGGTGAAATTTAAATAGACCCTGTAGGGGCGGGGGAGTTCTGGAACCCGGGGGGGCGTGGCGAGATGTGGGCGGGGCTCGTTGCCTTGGAAACCGAGGGGCGGGGTCTGTAAACAACTTTCCAGCCTGGAGGTCCGAAAGAAGCGGCGAGATGGTGAGCGGTGTAGTTGCAGCGTCCTCCCAGCACCCCCtagattccccccctgccccccaaaattgGAAAGGGGGCGGGGTTGATTAGCATAAATCTGCATATGTAAAATATCCTCATGGCTTGCTAGTTCTTAAGTCTCATTTTTATTGGTCACTTCCAAACCCCCAAAATGCTTTCCAAGGACAATTTatttgctgtgttttatttttatattttataattaaTTCATAATTCTACATATTTTAAATGCTAAGCATTTAAAATCAAATACGTATTTAAAATTAGAATTATTAGAACTATGCTTAATTTTAGATTTTAATTTCATTAAACGTAACAAATTCATTAATAAAAGGCACAGTGGGATATATAACGGGTTGTTGAACGGTCTGTGCCATTGAGATGGAAGCAGGCTATAAATCCAAATAATATGTATTGTTATTAAATTTtgatcctgcccttcctccaagaggCTCAGAGTagaatatatttacatttatattgtgCCTGTTTTCTTAATGCGGGGAACCAAGATGGcttgcatggtcctcctccttctctccattttatccgcacaacaaccctttgaagtaggtgtttctcaaccttttgaccttgtttccttcctgtgcccccccccctcctactggtagaaaggtagctatttaaatgttttgtttgtaaatagaacatgttttatttataatttttataattcatacaaaatacaattacgTAAAAAATTATACTTTAAGTATTTCTCGATCAATGTGACCCCTTGTGCTTGATGACCAGAAACAAGCTTTTTAAACATCCGGTTCTATTGCTGTGAGGGATAACcaaagatcacctctgtccaTTATGTTAAGGCGATTCCGCGTTAGGCTGAGTACATAATTCACACGACTGAAACCTGATTCTACCAAATACGAAGtaggaaatgccatgaaaaacaattttgctttatcccaaagcTAGGGAAACTTTTTAGATATTGTAAAAAGAGTGTGCGTGGCGGTCCGTCCACTGAGAAGCACAGTCACTTCTCTGTTCACTTCACTTCTCTGTTTTC
Proteins encoded in this region:
- the ETFRF1 gene encoding electron transfer flavoprotein regulatory factor 1, producing the protein MANPLRYEVLNLYKNLLYLGKEYPKGGNYFRIRLRAAFLKNKDEKDPEKIKQLIARGEFVMKELEALYFLRKYRALKQRYYEDDSK